The Theobroma cacao cultivar B97-61/B2 chromosome 2, Criollo_cocoa_genome_V2, whole genome shotgun sequence genome includes the window GGTTTAGTTGGTTTAGGTCAGGCTTTGAGCAAATCAAGTTGAGCAATTCTGGTTGGATAAGCTTTTACAGCCTCTACAGCTTCATTCATAACTGGAATCTATAAAAGAGTTTCAATGAGCATTTATCACATTGAAGACTACTAGACACATGATTTTGTGCAGGTGTCAGATCTTGGATCAAGCCAACTCACCAGCCATTGAGGCATTGGGATGTAATAACGGCTTCCTTCCCAACAAATTTTTCTGGTGTCCTCCTGTTTCCCTGTACATTTCAGTGCACATTCCATCCCAAATTTCAATCTAATTGTCAAGTCGAAACAGTCAGCCGAAATTTTACAATGAAACAGACAGCAAAATGCACACCTTAATTAACACCTTCTCATTTACCGAAAATGGATATTGCACACCCCTATGCAACCCATCATCAGCAGCAACATCTCCATTCTCCTGCAGACAAGTATTTGATCAGTGTCAgatttgaagttaaaaacaACTCCCTAAGGACCATAACGAATTACATTTAGAAAGTTCAATCCCAGTGCTCAAAACATTGTAAATGACGTTTCACTGTAAATATCCCCTTATTTCCTCAAACGTCTTAAAAATTAACTAGCTATTATCCTAACAAATTGTTGCTTCGCATTCATTGCATAAGGCACTATAAACTCAAATCCCAAAAGCAACTATCCACTCCTAAGCTTAATTCCTATCTGACTTCTGATAAGATAGGTTATCTGCAATGTAGCTAAGTCATCACCCAGCATGGAAGCACATAATTGTAAGGCTTCCACATGCTACCTTACATAATAGGAATTTCACTGACATGCATCAATATAGGAATCAATTTACACCTACTGACCATGTAGAGATACATTGATTACATCAAGCTTTAATTGTCTCGTTTTAGCACAATGAAGCAAAGCAAGTCCAATAACTGCGCTTCAGTCGTCTCATTTCCCATTTTCATAATAGAGACTACATTTGCCAGATATAATCAATTTCAGGAACCTATACTGCTTAAATTAGTAAAATTCTTgcaatattttttatacatgTGGAACATCCTACATGCATCTCCTCCCATTTCCATTTGCAAAAGAACTGAGAGTCTAATATCCTTAGTATGCTTATGACAGTTTATGCATGCCCAACCAAAAGTTTGGAAGGACTATGTGAAGAAGTTTATTTAGAGTATACCCTGCTTGATCTTCTCGATGGATCAATTTGTTCTCCCATTTCCTTTCTTCGTTTACGGAGAGCTGCATTATGGAATAACCTTCGATCATCCTCTTGCTTCACAGCTGCAGCAGCAGCTCTTAGAGCTGTTGGACAAAAGTGAAAATATGGGAAAtggggaaaagaaaataaaaaattaagaaaaaagagagaaacacaCACAAACAGAATCAAATGCCTAAAAGAAAGAGCAGGGGAGAGAGCAAGGCAGAATGAAAAGGAACATAGCAAAACTAGGCACAAAAGGTTGAAGAAAATTAATGAAGCTATCAGAATGTACCAATATTAGGGATCAAAGACCCAGAGTCAATGTCTGCACTGCAGAGTGTACATCTTGACTGTGATGCAAACAATAATTGTAGTTATGGTTCTTGTCTCTTCCCATCTAAAGATAATAAATCCATTGTAAACAGTAATGAAAAGGAAACACCAGTGAATATCCCATAATGATAAGCCTCAATCTACAGAGGAGCAGTGATCTAGCCACAGAATTAATAAAAGCAGACAACTTTAAGCACATGTGTGGAAGCATACACATAAACGAATAAAAGATTCATGCTAACATAAAACTAGAGTTTATAAGCCACAAAATGACAAGATCTCCCTTTCCTTCAAAAATTCTTGGTAGATCTTCTCTGGGCACTTCTGATTTATGTTTAGCTCCTTTAATATTTACGAGTTTACAGATTGCCTAATATGAAGTTGACCCAATTCTTCAACTAGACTTAAGTAGACTTTGAAGGTGATTACAGAATTTATAAGGTGATAAAAATATGGTTCAATTTTTACCAACAGATACACCCTTCTAGAATTTGGTGTGCGCATACACCTGCATGTTTGAGAAAACCAACATTGTATCTTGAATATCCTTTccagataaaaataaaacaacttTCAACAAGTTGAAAATCTCTCAGGATACAAGGTTTTAGCATTTGCTCAAACACATGAAATGCAACTGCCTCCTAGGATATCTAGAGAATTAAAgtattggttagatttcaaatTACTAGGCATTAGCCTTTGTCAACAAAGTCTGCCTTCCATTTGCTTTCttttcaaagaacaaagagtTTTGGTAGTGGTTGGCCAAAGAACATTACATGCTTTGGAAAAAGCATGAAGATgctgaattttcttttctttttttttttttcaagtaatTTGTTCACCCTCTAGTCTGTCAGTAATCCTACAGTTAAACAATGATTCACCATCCAATCCCCAAAAAGATGAGAACTGTCATTTTGATGTGGATTCCATGCAACTTGAAAACAATGGAAACATTTACCCTTAATAGAAGATATACTGCTTACCATATCAAGGACCCTCCTTAGCATGAGACCACCAAATGAATGTCCACAAGAAACAACCATAGCATCTTCAAGGAATGCACCACTGCACATCAAGGAAAAAcccaaagaaagaaatggatccataaaaatcatataaagtGCATGAAAGCAATTTTCTTGTGATAAAATCCCGAAAATTTATAACATCTTTGTATCTTTCTAATGAGAAAGGAATATTGTTGACCAAATCAGCATTAATAAGGTCAAGaagttgatgaaaatgattcaaaaaagtcattagatataaatataaaatccaaaattattCAAAACGGGGTTGGGGCCTTTCAACAAGGATTTACTGATGCTGATTCACTCACTATACGGTTATAAACAATTTTACCAATACTAAGAAATACTAGGGATACATTTCAAACAACACCTCGAAAAGGCTATCAAGTAGCTTAACCAAAGAGTAAAGACAAGCTGAATGAAATTGAGACAACTTACGACAATGGATCTGAGAGAACACTTCTTAATGAAGGCTCCTTATTAAAATTGTTTCGAGATACCTGGGAAtccaaaattcataataaGGTTTTCTAACAAGAATTGAAGCCAAAATATGATATTCAAAATTGCAATTTGCAAGCAACAAAATAAAGTAGGTTCatttaaaaaggaagaaaaaaagttgtgaaataatttgaaatgtaAGGATATAaccagaaaacaaaaatgttATCAGGAAACTGTTATCAATAAACTCAGGACCAAATAAGAATGTGAATCAACACATCAAACTTCACTTTCAATCATCCACCACATGTATTTGAAAACTTTGCCTAataaaaaacctaaaaaaagtCAAACATCAATTTACTAAGATTCCATTTGGTTGACGATTTCACTATTTGCtctattatttattctttttttttttttggccttttactttctattcattttttgcaaaattcaaaaagaaaagacatcACCAAATGGAGACGAAATAAGAAGAGGAGCAACTCAAAATGGTAGAAAGTATATTTGTACATTAAATAAGCTTTCAAAGTCTGCCAAGGACTGTTTTTAACGCCTTAAAATCagttgaaagaaataaaaaacattaacTGAGATAGATAGATAGTTATTTACCCTCACTTTCCTATTTCATTCTAGATTCTACTGTTCCAGAGAAGAATTGCGTGAGATGTCAGGACTTACACAAGTATTATCAGAACGATTGCACACTACATCTTCTTCAGCAGAGAGTTCATCCATAAACTGGCTAACAGATATTGGTACATAACTCTGTGGAATTACATGACCAGCAGCTGCAACTGGAGAGCAATCTAATATAGCATTGCCCTGTGGCATGAGCCTAAATGCAAGTGATGTCCTGAAACCAAATGCAGAAAAGGGTTACTCATTTTAGTCAAGAAGTGCAACAATTGAAGAACTTTGCTACCACATTAGAAGCAACACAAGAGCCAAACATGAATTACATGTACCTGCCACCATTATTAATGCCCGAAAGGTACTCTGGAGCAGCTCTATATGAGGCAGCAGGACGAAGACCAGCAGTTGCATGGCTAAGTGCCTTGCCAGTAATGAGCAACATATCCCCAGGAGCCAATCCACCATCTGCTAGGTACCAACGACCGTTGGGGTCACAAACCTAAGGCAGAAAATATTTAACAGATATGCCGAAAAAAGTCACATAATCAAACACCCCAAACAAATTATGCATACACATGAGCATGTAAGTATATACCCATACTTCTATATGCGTTTATCTTTacacaaacatatatatgCAAAGTATCAGATTCAGAAAAAAGCAATTGATTAATGAAATAGTCCTACATCAAAGAatccaacttttttttttctttttttgtcaagaaaaaaaaaaagacctgTAGGCCAGGACCATCTGAAGAAATCAATGTCAATAACCCCTTCTCGACTTCACCACTCATTCCTGGCTTCCCTCCTCCAATAGCCCCCTTTCCATTTTGCAAAGACATGTGAGAGTAGGTTGCAACAAGCACTGATGAAGACACCTCATTAGCAGGCAATGGAGTATCATCAAGTAAATGATTGAACACACTGCACAATGCATATTTTGCAATTTGATATCATTACCAAGGTGGAAggcagaaaaagaaaggagaaaattaaATACTAATATGATAATCCACCATCACCATCCTTACTCGCTTCGCAAACGAAGGTGCCGCGCAATTGCACATAAAGCAACACGAGCTGCCTTCCCCATGCACCTAAAAATATCAGCCATGCAAGGTGGAGATGAGTCCCAATCTTCCAAAGCCCTGCCCGAAGAAAACTAATGATGTAAAAgtaataaacaattaaatgcaaaaaaaagTGATATGATAATTGTAAGTAGACattcaaataaaacaaaattaagcaatgaaagcaaaagaattaaatataagatactttaaaattattaaatgtaGCAAAAAGTCATGATGGTACTAAATATATAGACCCATAGACTTCACTCATAAGTGGGTACATAACCCCACAGCAAGCACCACCGAGAGCAAATCCATCTGGTAAAAACAGTAAGTTTTCAGTCACAAAATTAGCAAAGCAATTGCGGATAACCATATCCAAGCTAATTAATTTGTGCATGAATAAGGATAAATCCTATTGTGGAGAAGTCTTCAACAGCTCAGCTAAGCAATTGACAGGAGACTAACATAGTCAAAAAGAACCCAACAAGTTAAAACAAGGCCCCAAACGTGCAGCAACACCGGCAATAAACAAGCCAAAGaagcttaaggataattttgtcaTAAAACTTCTCATGCAAAAGTTAACTTGGCATCACTTAAAGTTAACAAAAACAATTGCATCCAAAAAATG containing:
- the LOC18609901 gene encoding uncharacterized protein LOC18609901, producing MVAMMMQQPQQAPQPNPPPPPPPPSSASSLRSPTPTPTQSPLPLPPRQPLDHVVVPISAANPSGEPLLTMGTTPFLLPRVRLSDISAYDGAPSGSYVRAVESLSGSLMRNNAAVIEFGNEDAALMRCGLEAARLYFRSRVNTVGKGSRGVYMYRAGRALEDWDSSPPCMADIFRCMGKAARVALCAIARHLRLRSDVFNHLLDDTPLPANEVSSSVLVATYSHMSLQNGKGAIGGGKPGMSGEVEKGLLTLISSDGPGLQVCDPNGRWYLADGGLAPGDMLLITGKALSHATAGLRPAASYRAAPEYLSGINNGGRTSLAFRLMPQGNAILDCSPVAAAGHVIPQSYVPISVSQFMDELSAEEDVVCNRSDNTCVSRNNFNKEPSLRSVLSDPLSGAFLEDAMVVSCGHSFGGLMLRRVLDMSRCTLCSADIDSGSLIPNIALRAAAAAVKQEDDRRLFHNAALRKRRKEMGEQIDPSRRSSRENGDVAADDGLHRGVQYPFSVNEKVLIKGNRRTPEKFVGKEAVITSQCLNGWYLLKIIGTGENVRLQYRSLCKILNPQPIEDRCPSQPIQNSSS